The Chloroflexota bacterium sequence GCCATCGCCTGCGACGCAACCGCGAATGCACGCGAACGTAACACAACGCCGGAGAGTTGGGTTTGGCAAGATGCGCCTGCCGCGGTACAATGATGCAGCAATGTTCCGCAGGCACGGATACTTTACGAGGAGGTGAAGTATTTGCCGGCAACCCAGATTCCTCTTTGCTTCTGACAGCCCGCAACTTTTCGTTGAAGCCCCACTTCTCTTTGGTGTGCCCCATAATCTTGAGGAGGCGTTTCTATGACAATTGTCCTGAACGGGAAGAATCTGACGGTGGATGCCCTGGTGCGGATTGCCCGCGACAACGAGCGGGTGGAATTGGCCCCCGAATCCCTGGAGAAGATCAAGGCGTGCCGCGCGATGCTGGAGGAGAAAATCCAGGCGCGGGAGATCATGTACGGCGTCAACACGGGCATTGGCGAGTTTTCGGAGATCGTGCTGACGGACGAGCAGGTGAAGGATTTCCAGCGCTACCTCATCTACAACCACGCGGCAGGCATCGGAGACCCCATGCCCATAGAGTACGTGCGTGGGGCTATGGCGAGCCGCATCAACGTGCACGCGCATGGGAACTCCGGCTGCCGCCCGGAGATCACGCTGACGCTCGTGGAGATGCTGAACAAGGGCGTTACGCCCTACGTGTGTCAGAAGGGGTCGGTGGGCGCGTGCGGCGATTTGGCGCCGATGTCCCAAATCGCGCTGCTCCTGCTGGGCGAGGGGCAGGCGTACTACAAGGGCGAGTTGCTCCCCGGGCGCGAGGCGATGGAGCGGGCCGGGATTCCCATCCCGGGGTTGCAGGCGCGGGATGGCCTGGCGGCCATCAACGGCTCCAATGTGCTCACGGCGATGAGCGCCCTGTTCTTGTACGACGCCAACAACTGGCTGAAGCAGGCAGAGATTGCCGCGGCGATGTCGCTGGATGCCCTGCTGGCGAATATGAAGCCGTATCACCCGAAGATTCACGAGGCGCGGGGCTTTCCGGGCGCGATCCGCAGCGCCCGAGCCATCCGCACGTTGATGGCGGGCGGCGACCTGGCCGAGGGGCGGCTGAAGGTGAAGGTGCAGGACGCCTACTCCATGCGCTCCACGCCGCAGGTCATCGGCGCGGCGCACGACGCGCTGGCGTGGGCGCGGTCGCAGGTGGAGATTGAACTGAACGGCGTGGGTGATAACCCGATTTTCTTCCCGGAGGATCGGCTGCAACTGTCGGGGGCCAACTTCCAGGGGTCGCCGGTGTCGTTGCCGATGGACA is a genomic window containing:
- a CDS encoding aromatic amino acid lyase produces the protein MTIVLNGKNLTVDALVRIARDNERVELAPESLEKIKACRAMLEEKIQAREIMYGVNTGIGEFSEIVLTDEQVKDFQRYLIYNHAAGIGDPMPIEYVRGAMASRINVHAHGNSGCRPEITLTLVEMLNKGVTPYVCQKGSVGACGDLAPMSQIALLLLGEGQAYYKGELLPGREAMERAGIPIPGLQARDGLAAINGSNVLTAMSALFLYDANNWLKQAEIAAAMSLDALLANMKPYHPKIHEARGFPGAIRSARAIRTLMAGGDLAEGRLKVKVQDAYSMRSTPQVIGAAHDALAWARSQVEIELNGVGDNPIFFPEDRLQLSGANFQGSPVSLPMDMAGAAITMVSVLSERRLNRLNNPALSVGLPAFLTKGAGMFSGLMLSQYTADMQIVEQRILSMPASIQSIPAAADQEDFVSMGMNTAIKNMQILDNAYGVLGIEFMAAAQALDFRTHKVGHGVAKAKEVIRRHVAFLDVDRPLYPDHNTMKELVKSCEILREVEAVVGSLG